One region of Gemmatimonadaceae bacterium genomic DNA includes:
- a CDS encoding ATP-binding cassette domain-containing protein → MRPYATRLAVAFVFLVLAAAAGLVFPAVLRALLDAAFELKDARALDRLALLLVGVFAVQGLANFGQVYLLSSSTERVIATLREQTFAHLIRLSPGFFTERRTGELTSRLSSDLAVLQNLLSTWISEFSRQLLFLIGGVLMLFVTNTRLTLTTLAIVPVVVGAALVFGKSLRRASTTVQDRIAEAMGMADEAFGAIRTVQSFTREAEETRRFSALLADLVRIAVLRARTRALFFSVVGFVAFGAVAAVLWQGGAQVLAGKLTAGTLVAFLFYALFVAGAVGSMATLFGNVQEAAGAATRVFELLDAEATVREPAQPRALATPVRGAVSFDAVSFRYQDDQPEVVRGVSLHVAPGEVVALVGRSGAGKTTLASLLPRFWDVTAGCITLDGVDVRHLRFDDLRGAIGVVPQEPVLFSGTLRENIAYARPSASDADVKAAARAAHAWEFIERLPDGLATRVGERGVKLSGGQRQRIALARVFLKNPAVVILDEATSSLDTESERYVEEALEELLEGRTTLIIAHRLSTVRRADRVIVMDQGAIAEEGTHEELLGREDGVYARLYAIGA, encoded by the coding sequence GTGCGGCCCTACGCCACCCGCCTCGCGGTGGCGTTTGTGTTTCTGGTGCTCGCCGCGGCCGCCGGCCTCGTCTTCCCGGCGGTGCTGCGCGCACTCCTCGATGCGGCGTTCGAACTCAAGGACGCGCGCGCCCTCGACCGGCTCGCGCTCCTGCTCGTGGGCGTGTTTGCCGTGCAGGGGCTCGCGAACTTCGGGCAGGTCTACCTGCTCTCGAGTTCCACCGAACGCGTCATCGCCACGCTGCGCGAGCAGACGTTCGCGCACCTCATCCGCCTCTCGCCCGGCTTCTTCACCGAGCGCCGCACCGGCGAGCTCACGAGCCGGCTGAGCAGCGATCTGGCCGTGCTGCAGAATCTGCTCAGCACGTGGATCTCCGAGTTCTCGCGCCAGCTGCTCTTCCTGATCGGCGGCGTACTCATGCTCTTCGTGACGAATACGCGGCTCACGCTGACCACCCTGGCGATTGTCCCGGTGGTGGTAGGGGCCGCGCTGGTGTTCGGCAAGTCGCTGCGCCGCGCGAGCACCACGGTGCAGGATCGCATCGCCGAAGCGATGGGGATGGCCGACGAAGCCTTCGGGGCCATCCGCACCGTGCAGAGCTTCACGCGCGAAGCCGAAGAAACGCGACGTTTCTCGGCGCTCCTCGCGGACCTTGTGCGCATTGCCGTGCTGCGCGCGCGCACGCGGGCACTGTTCTTCAGTGTGGTCGGCTTCGTGGCGTTTGGCGCGGTGGCCGCCGTGCTCTGGCAGGGTGGCGCGCAGGTGCTCGCCGGCAAGCTCACCGCCGGCACGCTCGTGGCCTTCCTCTTCTACGCCCTGTTCGTGGCCGGTGCCGTGGGCTCCATGGCCACCCTCTTCGGCAACGTGCAGGAAGCCGCCGGCGCCGCCACGCGCGTGTTCGAGCTGCTCGACGCCGAAGCCACCGTGCGTGAGCCGGCGCAACCACGTGCACTGGCTACCCCGGTGCGCGGTGCCGTGTCGTTCGACGCGGTGAGCTTCCGGTATCAGGACGATCAGCCCGAGGTCGTACGCGGCGTCTCGCTCCACGTCGCGCCTGGCGAAGTGGTGGCGCTCGTGGGGCGCTCCGGCGCCGGCAAGACCACGCTCGCCAGCCTGCTCCCGCGTTTCTGGGATGTCACTGCGGGGTGCATCACGCTCGATGGCGTCGATGTGCGTCACCTGCGCTTCGACGATCTGCGCGGCGCGATCGGGGTGGTGCCGCAGGAGCCGGTGCTCTTCAGCGGCACACTCCGCGAGAACATCGCCTACGCGCGCCCGTCCGCGAGCGACGCCGACGTGAAAGCGGCCGCCCGCGCCGCCCACGCGTGGGAGTTCATCGAACGCCTCCCCGACGGGCTCGCCACGCGCGTCGGCGAGCGCGGCGTCAAACTCTCCGGCGGCCAGCGCCAGCGCATCGCCCTCGCCCGCGTGTTCCTCAAGAACCCGGCCGTGGTGATTCTCGACGAAGCCACCTCCAGCCTCGACACCGAAAGCGAGCGCTACGTCGAGGAGGCGCTCGAAGAGCTCCTCGAGGGGCGCACCACCCTCATCATCGCCCACCGCCTGAGCACCGTGCGCCGCGCCGACCGCGTGATCGTGATGGATCAGGGCGCGATCGCGGAGGAAGGGACGCACGAGGAGCTGCTGGGGCGGGAGGATGGGGTGTACGCGCGGTTGTACGCGATCGGGGCATAG